In Acidiphilium acidophilum, one genomic interval encodes:
- a CDS encoding GNAT family N-acetyltransferase — protein sequence MRDPDDRGRVAALSIACADYAELVTGLPPTSRDGDCFFDDLPPGRTTASMLKLGISDDRDRLIALLDVVMDYPDAGVWYVGLLLIHPEFRRQGLGRSLVNGLASHARAQGAASLRLGVVEANAPALAFWLRLGFRAIGDAPDHHIGVRVHRVIEFEYALSDRAPMLHERPRFG from the coding sequence TTGCGCGATCCGGACGATCGCGGGCGGGTGGCTGCCTTGTCCATCGCCTGCGCCGATTATGCCGAGTTGGTGACCGGCCTGCCGCCGACCTCGCGCGACGGTGATTGCTTTTTCGACGATCTCCCACCGGGGCGCACGACCGCCTCGATGCTCAAACTCGGAATCAGCGATGACCGCGACAGGCTGATCGCCTTGCTCGACGTCGTGATGGATTATCCGGATGCGGGGGTGTGGTATGTCGGGCTCTTGCTGATCCATCCGGAGTTTCGTCGACAGGGTCTGGGTCGATCGCTGGTGAATGGACTAGCCTCGCATGCGCGGGCGCAGGGCGCGGCTTCGTTGCGGCTCGGCGTCGTTGAGGCGAACGCACCGGCGCTGGCATTCTGGTTGCGGCTGGGCTTTCGCGCCATCGGCGATGCACCCGACCACCATATCGGCGTGCGGGTGCATCGCGTCATCGAGTTCGAATACGCCTTGTCGGACCGGGCGCCCATGCTTCACGAACGGCCCCGCTTCGGCTAG
- a CDS encoding molybdopterin-dependent oxidoreductase yields the protein MTEAGDDGVSRFGQIKDKLIGRKEEWSREGRGLTGTTAPHQQRLPPGQHLVRDWPVLDLGIQPEIPKAAFRLVIDGAVDQPVTLDWDALMALPQQGSVSDMHCVTTWSRFDNHWEGVPVAAIVDLVRPLDEATHVLFESHDDYTTNLSREQFTAADCYLVHTWEGKPISRQHGGPLRVIVPQYYLWKSAKWVRRITFATADHQGFWETRGYNNRADPWLEERYS from the coding sequence ATGACCGAAGCGGGGGATGACGGCGTGAGCCGGTTCGGCCAGATCAAGGACAAGCTGATCGGCCGCAAGGAGGAATGGTCGCGTGAGGGGCGGGGGCTGACCGGAACCACGGCACCGCATCAGCAGCGCCTGCCGCCGGGCCAGCATCTGGTACGCGACTGGCCGGTGCTCGACCTCGGCATTCAGCCAGAAATCCCCAAAGCGGCGTTTCGGCTGGTGATCGACGGTGCGGTGGATCAGCCGGTGACGCTGGATTGGGACGCGCTGATGGCCCTGCCGCAGCAGGGCAGTGTGAGTGATATGCACTGCGTCACCACATGGTCGCGCTTCGACAATCATTGGGAAGGCGTGCCGGTTGCCGCGATCGTCGATCTGGTGCGGCCGCTCGATGAGGCGACCCATGTGCTGTTCGAGAGCCATGACGATTACACCACCAATCTGAGCCGCGAACAGTTCACGGCGGCGGATTGTTATCTGGTTCATACGTGGGAGGGCAAGCCGATCTCGCGCCAGCACGGCGGACCGCTGCGGGTGATAGTGCCGCAATATTACCTCTGGAAATCGGCGAAATGGGTCCGGCGCATCACGTTTGCGACCGCCGATCATCAGGGGTTCTGGGAAACCCGCGGGTACAACAACCGCGCCGATCCGTGGCTGGAGGAGCGTTATAGCTGA